A stretch of the Thermofilum adornatum genome encodes the following:
- a CDS encoding acetate--CoA ligase family protein, whose protein sequence is MESELYRLFYPRGIAIVGASKNPSKIGHIVLKNILDGGYKGRVYPVNPTAESVLGLPCYPSVSSINGEVDVVIVSVPADKTIEVAEDAGRAGAQFLVVLSSGFKEVGNKELEERLVQVARKNGMRVLGPNIFGYVYTPAKLNASFGPPNLLPGNIAFITQSGALGIALMGYSIVEEIGVSSVVSVGNKADIDDADLLSFFLNDPNTQAVIMYIEGISDGRKFLDIASEFSARKPIITIKAGRTEFGAKAAASHTGSLSSGPILWEGVLRQVGALQVKDVQTAFDYARIFERNIKLPGPNVLVITNGGGAGVQATDTLAERGIRLNEPPKDYVDYLRTFLPPFASTRNPVDITGGASDEYYYLALRKALEHEEIHSILVLYCQTMTTNPMKTAEAIIKAVQETDIKKPVVAGFVGGPESKEAISYLYRAGIPAYPTPERAAEALSAIYLYSKRRSVVEARLAYLKTLYGKSQRLVETRIIGEK, encoded by the coding sequence GTGGAGAGTGAGCTTTACAGGTTATTTTATCCTAGGGGAATAGCGATAGTAGGCGCATCCAAGAATCCATCAAAGATTGGACACATTGTTCTTAAGAACATCTTGGATGGCGGCTATAAGGGAAGGGTTTACCCGGTGAATCCGACGGCTGAAAGCGTACTGGGCTTGCCATGCTATCCTAGCGTTTCAAGCATTAATGGAGAGGTAGACGTTGTTATAGTCTCGGTTCCCGCCGACAAGACAATAGAGGTAGCCGAGGACGCTGGCCGAGCCGGTGCGCAGTTCCTGGTGGTCCTAAGTTCTGGCTTCAAGGAGGTGGGCAACAAAGAGCTAGAGGAGAGACTCGTCCAAGTGGCTAGGAAAAATGGTATGAGGGTTCTTGGTCCAAACATCTTTGGATACGTCTACACGCCGGCAAAACTCAACGCGTCCTTTGGTCCGCCAAACCTTCTGCCGGGCAATATTGCCTTTATAACTCAGAGCGGAGCCCTAGGCATAGCCTTGATGGGCTACTCAATTGTCGAGGAGATAGGAGTCTCAAGCGTCGTAAGTGTAGGTAACAAGGCGGATATAGACGACGCTGATCTCTTGTCTTTCTTTTTAAATGACCCAAACACTCAGGCCGTCATAATGTATATAGAGGGAATCAGCGACGGCAGAAAATTCCTAGACATTGCAAGCGAATTCTCAGCCAGGAAGCCCATAATAACTATCAAGGCAGGCAGAACAGAGTTTGGAGCAAAAGCAGCGGCTAGCCATACAGGGTCACTTTCAAGCGGGCCAATATTGTGGGAAGGAGTCCTAAGACAGGTAGGTGCACTACAAGTCAAAGATGTACAGACCGCTTTTGATTATGCTAGGATTTTTGAGCGAAACATTAAGCTGCCTGGTCCAAATGTATTAGTCATTACGAACGGTGGGGGAGCAGGTGTACAAGCCACAGATACCTTGGCTGAAAGGGGCATTCGCTTGAACGAACCCCCCAAGGATTACGTAGACTACCTAAGAACATTCCTGCCGCCCTTTGCGTCGACGAGGAACCCAGTAGATATAACTGGAGGTGCGAGCGATGAATACTACTACCTTGCACTCCGTAAGGCTCTGGAGCATGAAGAGATACACTCAATCCTTGTATTATACTGTCAAACTATGACCACAAACCCGATGAAGACGGCTGAGGCAATAATCAAAGCTGTTCAAGAGACAGACATAAAGAAGCCTGTTGTAGCCGGCTTTGTAGGTGGACCCGAGTCAAAGGAAGCCATAAGCTATCTATATAGAGCAGGTATACCTGCATACCCAACGCCTGAACGCGCAGCTGAAGCTCTTTCAGCAATCTATCTCTACAGCAAGAGGAGAAGCGTGGTAGAAGCGCGCCTAGCCTATCTAAAGACGCTATATGGGAAGTCTCAAAGACTTGTCGAGACAAGGATAATAGGAGAAAAATAA
- a CDS encoding acetate--CoA ligase family protein, with protein MATTPQLLFEEARREGRKKLLEHEALMLCEHYGLPVPRYGVATNSKEAVEVATKIGFPVVMKVISPDIVHKSDVGGVALDVKTPDEAREKYITITRSVMLRAPNARVTGILVEEMLPRGLEMIVGASRDPFFGPIVMIGVGGIFVEVLKDVSFRVAPLTPPDAYDMLRDLKGYVLFGGFRGMGPLDEEAVVDVLMKVSEMITQLDEVAEIDINPLLVYERGRGAKVADVRFILGDTRGE; from the coding sequence TTGGCAACTACGCCTCAATTGCTTTTTGAAGAGGCGAGGAGAGAAGGCAGGAAAAAGCTACTGGAACACGAGGCGCTAATGCTCTGTGAACACTATGGGTTGCCGGTGCCAAGGTACGGTGTAGCAACAAATAGTAAAGAGGCTGTAGAGGTGGCAACGAAGATAGGTTTCCCCGTAGTAATGAAGGTCATTAGCCCAGATATTGTCCACAAGTCTGATGTCGGGGGCGTCGCTTTAGACGTGAAAACTCCTGATGAGGCACGTGAAAAATACATTACTATTACACGTAGCGTCATGCTGAGGGCTCCTAATGCAAGAGTCACCGGCATCCTTGTAGAAGAAATGCTCCCGAGAGGTCTCGAAATGATTGTGGGCGCCTCGAGAGACCCGTTTTTTGGCCCAATAGTGATGATTGGTGTAGGAGGCATTTTCGTAGAAGTCTTAAAAGACGTTAGTTTCCGGGTGGCGCCGCTCACTCCTCCCGATGCCTACGATATGCTCAGAGACCTTAAGGGATATGTCCTCTTTGGGGGCTTTAGGGGGATGGGTCCCCTAGATGAGGAGGCAGTTGTCGACGTTTTAATGAAGGTCTCGGAGATGATTACTCAACTTGATGAAGTTGCAGAGATAGACATCAATCCTCTATTAGTATATGAGAGGGGGAGAGGAGCAAAAGTTGCAGATGTAAGGTTTATTCTTGGTGATACACGTGGAGAGTGA
- a CDS encoding DNA polymerase ligase N-terminal domain-containing protein, whose translation MDKYRFVVHEHNARRAGLHYDLRLEMDGVLKDWAFRKPLPLEPGVKRYGVQQEDHDLYWLDFEGEIEEGYGAGTMKIWDKGEYEVLERTPDKMVLMFHGSKLKGKYVMLRFKDGWLFFKV comes from the coding sequence GTGGACAAGTACAGGTTCGTTGTACATGAACACAATGCACGTCGGGCCGGGCTACACTACGACCTCCGCCTCGAAATGGACGGCGTGCTGAAGGACTGGGCCTTTAGGAAGCCCCTGCCGCTCGAGCCAGGGGTCAAGCGGTATGGTGTCCAGCAGGAGGACCATGACCTTTACTGGCTGGACTTTGAGGGCGAGATAGAAGAGGGCTACGGGGCTGGAACAATGAAGATATGGGATAAGGGCGAGTACGAGGTTCTTGAACGAACACCTGACAAGATGGTTCTAATGTTCCATGGGTCAAAGCTTAAGGGAAAATATGTGATGCTTAGATTTAAGGATGGGTGGCTCTTTTTCAAGGTCTAA
- a CDS encoding 4Fe-4S binding protein yields the protein MTDIEVVNAQEPLPGDELARSADEHDGVIVVGRWASEWPRLLEYLRKAGARWHRVVYIDERDPDKAGIGADSLVEAYRAYLEALGTYVPVVVSDAGKIVSRRDLLRGGLGVFFVYTSIPDVLDEKCSSLGSCDLCLASCPYSALEGKPPKASERKCTECGLCTSYCPTGLLYTPTHSPEAVKRLLYELKKSGVEKLIVTCPLNRAGVYEKEELRGAILELPCIATLRIHEYLFARQLGFDVTFFCPSEKRDKCPKRRAVEDYLALISEAEEIIRPKPLGRPVYSNKITELAAPLAVDRDEWTPLARLELFRVKADENLCTLCGACVKACPSNSLTLTRDGNYRLLFNHSSCIGCNACVKICPEKALTIEKATNPSLLYSGKTIEIATSNVARCRKCGKEIGPEKMIIRLERKLAEKGVSKEQRESLWLCEECKREATMEEFKKEIEKSLGL from the coding sequence ATGACAGATATCGAGGTTGTAAATGCCCAGGAGCCGCTACCAGGCGATGAGCTGGCACGCTCAGCCGACGAACACGACGGAGTAATTGTCGTGGGTAGGTGGGCTTCTGAGTGGCCTAGGCTTCTCGAGTATCTACGTAAGGCTGGGGCTAGGTGGCACCGTGTCGTCTATATTGATGAACGTGACCCAGACAAGGCTGGTATAGGAGCCGACAGTCTTGTTGAGGCATATAGAGCCTACCTCGAGGCGTTGGGCACATATGTTCCAGTGGTGGTATCAGACGCTGGAAAGATTGTTTCTAGACGGGACCTGCTAAGGGGTGGGCTGGGAGTCTTCTTCGTGTATACCTCTATCCCGGATGTTCTGGATGAAAAGTGTTCCTCTCTGGGGTCCTGCGACCTTTGTCTGGCTAGTTGCCCGTACTCCGCGTTGGAGGGAAAGCCGCCTAAAGCCTCAGAAAGGAAGTGTACCGAGTGTGGTCTATGCACGTCTTACTGCCCCACAGGACTCCTCTATACTCCCACGCATTCACCTGAAGCTGTAAAGCGCCTCCTCTACGAGCTCAAGAAAAGCGGCGTTGAAAAGCTCATAGTCACCTGTCCATTGAACAGGGCAGGGGTATATGAGAAAGAGGAACTTAGGGGTGCTATTCTCGAGTTGCCCTGCATAGCTACGCTTAGAATACATGAATACCTTTTTGCCCGACAACTGGGCTTCGATGTGACCTTCTTCTGCCCCAGCGAGAAAAGGGATAAGTGTCCAAAAAGGAGGGCTGTCGAAGACTACCTCGCACTTATCAGTGAGGCAGAGGAAATAATAAGGCCGAAGCCGCTGGGAAGACCCGTATACAGCAACAAGATAACCGAACTAGCCGCCCCGCTAGCCGTTGACAGGGACGAGTGGACCCCTCTTGCACGCTTAGAGCTTTTCCGCGTAAAAGCAGACGAGAATCTCTGCACCCTTTGCGGTGCATGCGTAAAGGCTTGTCCAAGCAATTCCCTGACACTCACACGTGACGGCAACTATAGGCTACTCTTCAATCATTCCAGCTGTATAGGATGCAACGCCTGTGTAAAGATTTGCCCCGAAAAAGCCCTCACCATCGAAAAAGCTACAAATCCCTCACTACTCTATTCCGGGAAGACAATTGAGATCGCCACAAGCAACGTTGCTAGATGCAGGAAGTGTGGAAAAGAGATAGGTCCAGAAAAGATGATTATAAGACTGGAGAGGAAGCTTGCAGAGAAGGGTGTAAGCAAGGAGCAACGGGAAAGCCTGTGGCTATGCGAGGAATGCAAAAGAGAGGCGACAATGGAAGAATTTAAAAAGGAAATAGAAAAATCTCTCGGCCTCTAG